A single region of the Streptomyces caelestis genome encodes:
- a CDS encoding glycoside hydrolase family 43 protein produces MRALLSRLSAIALAACLLFTGQALTTPDRAAAADPGYLMTHFVGEGSTGQQIYFSHSTDGLNWSDLNGGGMTLRSTVGTRGVRDPALVRAPGGDKYWIIATDLCIGCGQSWDDSVNNGSRNLVVWESTDLVTWSQPRLLDVAGAIPDGRNAWAPEAIWNPETNDYVLYWATNATRGGVLKHRIYYARTTDFRTITTPQLYIDRPGTQNIIDTQIVEVPSGVGDFRYVRASGDGQITLEGSNSILGTWTSLGNLSGIGLTGSQVEGPMWMKFRDRNEWTLYLDQYASGRGYMPVTTTNPSASGTYRLPASGSYNLGGTKKRHGAILNLTAAEESRVLARWANTPAKRLQSFNFQDRYVRHANFDVRIDQNVTGPDAQFRLRPGLAGSGTVSFESVNFPGHFLRHSNYDFQLAYNDGTTRFAADATFRQVAGLADSTWSSFQSYNYPDRYIRHYAYELRLDPITTTTARSDATFRVTN; encoded by the coding sequence ATGCGCGCGCTTCTCTCCAGGCTGTCGGCGATAGCGCTCGCCGCCTGCCTCCTCTTCACGGGCCAGGCCCTGACCACACCTGACCGGGCCGCCGCCGCCGACCCGGGCTACCTGATGACGCACTTCGTCGGGGAGGGGTCGACCGGTCAGCAGATCTACTTCTCGCACAGCACGGACGGCCTGAACTGGAGTGATCTCAACGGCGGCGGGATGACCCTGCGGTCCACGGTGGGAACCCGTGGGGTGCGCGACCCCGCACTGGTCAGAGCCCCCGGCGGTGACAAGTACTGGATCATCGCGACCGACCTGTGCATCGGCTGCGGGCAGTCATGGGACGACTCCGTGAACAACGGTAGCCGCAACCTCGTGGTGTGGGAGTCGACGGACCTGGTCACCTGGTCGCAGCCGCGGCTGCTCGACGTCGCCGGCGCGATCCCCGACGGGCGCAACGCCTGGGCGCCGGAAGCGATCTGGAACCCCGAGACCAACGACTACGTCCTGTACTGGGCGACGAACGCGACCCGGGGCGGCGTGCTCAAGCACCGCATCTACTACGCCCGCACCACCGACTTCCGCACCATCACCACCCCGCAGCTCTACATCGACCGCCCCGGCACCCAGAACATCATCGACACCCAGATCGTCGAGGTGCCGTCCGGCGTCGGTGACTTCCGTTACGTACGGGCCTCCGGCGACGGCCAGATCACGCTCGAAGGCAGCAACTCGATCCTCGGTACGTGGACCAGCCTCGGCAACCTCTCCGGCATCGGCCTGACCGGCTCCCAGGTCGAAGGCCCGATGTGGATGAAGTTCAGGGACCGCAACGAGTGGACCCTGTACCTCGACCAGTACGCCTCCGGACGCGGCTACATGCCGGTCACGACGACCAACCCCTCCGCCTCCGGCACCTACCGGCTCCCGGCGTCGGGAAGCTACAACCTGGGCGGGACGAAGAAGCGCCACGGCGCGATCCTCAACCTGACGGCCGCCGAGGAGAGCCGCGTGCTCGCACGCTGGGCCAACACCCCGGCCAAGCGGCTCCAGTCGTTCAACTTCCAGGACCGGTACGTGCGGCACGCCAACTTCGACGTGCGCATCGACCAGAACGTCACCGGCCCGGACGCCCAGTTCCGGCTGAGGCCCGGCCTGGCGGGCTCGGGCACCGTCTCCTTCGAGTCGGTCAACTTCCCCGGCCACTTCCTGCGGCACTCCAACTACGACTTCCAGCTGGCCTACAACGACGGCACCACCCGGTTCGCCGCGGACGCCACCTTCCGCCAGGTCGCCGGCCTCGCCGACTCGACATGGTCGTCCTTCCAGTCGTACAACTACCCCGACCGGTACATCCGCCACTACGCCTACGAACTGCGCCTCGACCCGATCACCACCACGACGGCCCGCAGCGACGCCACCTTCCGCGTGACGAACTGA
- a CDS encoding transporter substrate-binding domain-containing protein has product MALGAAGLLTVSACSDSEPSFLGKARITIAHKNDQPGTSYKPDYNYSGFDYLLGRRIIDELGIKATRPADVPSDERVTAITEGDADLVIATFSITDERMKLIDFVGPYAITYQGFMVAKDGDDIHTVEDLHGHRVCTWKGTTSAEVLAGQAYEDIETYVRDDASDCLDDIRQGRADAVSTDQLILYGFAGQYAAEGLRVLPGETIGPPQYYGIGMPKNHRADCGRLREIVKRYVGSSDWLADLKESLSLIPANEKDWQTQYRPSDAAIDARSCRDRTSP; this is encoded by the coding sequence ATGGCCCTGGGCGCGGCCGGTCTCCTGACCGTCTCCGCCTGTTCCGATTCCGAGCCCAGCTTCCTCGGCAAGGCTCGCATCACCATCGCGCACAAGAATGACCAGCCGGGCACCTCCTACAAGCCTGACTACAACTACTCCGGCTTCGACTACCTCCTGGGTCGCCGCATCATCGACGAGTTGGGGATCAAGGCGACCCGCCCCGCCGACGTGCCGTCCGACGAGCGGGTCACCGCCATCACCGAGGGCGACGCCGACCTGGTGATCGCGACGTTCTCGATCACGGACGAACGCATGAAACTGATCGACTTCGTCGGCCCCTACGCCATCACCTATCAAGGCTTCATGGTGGCCAAGGACGGCGACGACATCCACACCGTCGAGGACCTGCACGGGCACCGCGTGTGCACGTGGAAGGGCACCACCTCCGCCGAGGTCCTGGCCGGCCAGGCCTACGAGGACATCGAGACGTACGTGCGCGATGACGCCTCCGACTGCCTCGACGACATCCGGCAGGGACGGGCGGACGCGGTCTCCACGGACCAGCTGATCCTCTACGGCTTCGCCGGCCAGTACGCCGCCGAGGGGCTGCGGGTCCTGCCCGGCGAGACCATCGGCCCTCCCCAGTACTACGGCATCGGCATGCCCAAGAACCACCGGGCCGACTGCGGGAGACTGCGCGAGATCGTGAAGAGGTACGTCGGCAGCAGCGACTGGCTCGCGGACCTCAAGGAGTCGCTGAGCCTGATCCCGGCGAACGAGAAGGACTGGCAGACGCAGTACCGCCCCAGCGACGCGGCCATCGACGCCAGATCGTGCCGGGACCGGACGAGCCCATGA
- a CDS encoding sugar ABC transporter ATP-binding protein, with protein MAEPQPVLEMTGIVKGFPGVRALSGVDFRLFPGEIHALMGENGAGKSTLIKVLTGVYSLDGGTITLDGESVRFGSPLQAQQAGISTVYQEVNLCPNLSVAENIFIGREPTRAGRIQWKRMRKEAAELVDRLGLDIDVAAPLSSYPLAVQQLVAIVRSVGTGARDGAGLGTKVLVLDEPTSSLDRDEVLELFRLMRQLRDEGVAILFVSHFLDQIYEVCDRMTVLRNGTLVGEHLVRDLDQVGLIELMIGKALDQLEELAEHQMHSDVGETLVKAEGLGRTGGIAPFDLEINKGEVLGLAGLLGSGRTELARLLFGADQPDSGKVTIGGKQVSMSAPNDAIAAGVAFCSENRKSEGLVPDLTVRENIILALQAARGWTRPIPASQRDALVASYIKALDIRPADPEARVGRLSGGNQQKVLLARWLITQPKLLILDEPTRGIDIGAKTEIQKLVVSLSEDGMSVLYIAAELEEVLRLSHTIGVLRDRRLVARLTNGPEITTGRILETIASGEHQ; from the coding sequence ATGGCAGAGCCGCAACCCGTCCTGGAGATGACGGGCATAGTCAAGGGGTTTCCGGGGGTACGGGCTCTGTCGGGCGTCGACTTCCGGCTCTTCCCCGGCGAGATCCACGCCTTGATGGGCGAGAACGGTGCGGGGAAGTCCACTCTCATCAAGGTGCTGACGGGCGTCTACTCCCTGGACGGCGGCACGATCACCCTGGACGGCGAGTCGGTACGGTTCGGCAGCCCGCTGCAGGCGCAGCAGGCCGGCATCAGCACGGTCTACCAGGAGGTCAACCTCTGCCCCAACCTGTCGGTGGCGGAGAACATCTTCATCGGACGCGAACCCACCCGCGCCGGCCGCATCCAGTGGAAGCGGATGCGCAAGGAGGCGGCGGAGCTGGTCGACCGGCTCGGACTCGACATCGACGTCGCCGCGCCGCTGTCCTCGTACCCGCTGGCCGTGCAGCAACTGGTCGCGATCGTACGGTCGGTGGGCACCGGAGCCCGGGACGGCGCCGGACTCGGCACCAAGGTGCTGGTCCTCGACGAGCCGACCTCCAGCCTCGACCGCGACGAGGTCCTCGAACTGTTCCGCCTGATGCGGCAGTTGAGGGACGAGGGCGTCGCGATCCTGTTCGTGTCGCACTTCCTCGACCAGATCTACGAGGTCTGCGACCGGATGACCGTCCTGCGCAACGGCACCCTGGTCGGCGAGCACCTGGTCCGCGACCTCGACCAGGTCGGGCTGATCGAGCTGATGATCGGCAAGGCCCTGGACCAGCTCGAGGAACTGGCGGAGCACCAAATGCACTCCGACGTCGGCGAGACCCTGGTCAAGGCCGAGGGGCTCGGCCGCACCGGCGGGATCGCCCCCTTCGACCTGGAGATCAACAAGGGCGAGGTGCTCGGACTCGCCGGCCTGCTGGGATCGGGCCGCACCGAACTCGCCCGGCTGCTGTTCGGAGCCGACCAGCCCGACAGCGGCAAGGTGACCATCGGCGGCAAGCAGGTCTCGATGAGCGCCCCGAACGACGCCATCGCGGCCGGTGTGGCGTTCTGCTCGGAGAACCGCAAGAGCGAGGGCCTGGTCCCCGACCTGACGGTGCGCGAGAACATCATCCTCGCTCTCCAGGCGGCCCGCGGCTGGACCCGGCCCATCCCGGCCTCCCAGCGCGACGCACTCGTCGCCTCGTACATCAAGGCACTGGACATCCGCCCCGCCGACCCGGAGGCCCGCGTGGGCCGGCTCAGCGGCGGCAACCAGCAGAAGGTGCTGCTCGCCCGCTGGCTGATCACCCAGCCCAAGCTGCTGATCCTGGACGAGCCGACGCGCGGCATCGACATCGGCGCCAAGACGGAGATCCAGAAACTGGTGGTGTCCCTCTCCGAGGACGGCATGTCGGTGCTGTACATCGCGGCCGAACTGGAGGAGGTGCTCCGGCTCAGCCACACCATCGGAGTGCTGCGCGACCGCCGGCTGGTGGCGCGGCTGACCAACGGGCCGGAGATCACCACCGGCAGGATCCTCGAGACCATCGCGAGCGGAGAACACCAGTGA
- a CDS encoding ABC transporter substrate-binding protein, with translation MLSRRNFLTAAVGVAAATGLAACAKEDGNSAAAAGSGSKAITLGFSQVGSESGWRTANSDSVKSAAKEAGYTLKFSDAQQKQENQISAIRNYIAQKVDVIAFSPVVVTGWDAVLKEAKAAKIPVVLTDRSVETSDDSLYVTLVGSDFTDEGRRAAKILEKVLEKAGHKGAVKIAQLEGTTGAAPAIERAKGFKEVMDADHADDWKVVVSQTGDFTRAGGKQVMAAFLQSNPDINVLFAHNDDMAIGAIQSIEAAGKKPGKDILIVSIDGVKDGFVAMSEGKINAIVECNPLLGPQLMEVVKKVKDGETVERWIKTKESDFMQDQAKDALPTRKY, from the coding sequence ATGCTCAGCAGAAGGAACTTCCTCACCGCGGCGGTCGGCGTGGCGGCTGCGACCGGACTCGCGGCCTGCGCCAAGGAGGACGGCAACTCCGCCGCCGCCGCCGGCAGCGGCAGCAAGGCGATCACCCTCGGCTTCTCCCAGGTCGGCTCGGAGAGCGGCTGGCGCACCGCCAACAGCGACTCGGTGAAGTCGGCCGCGAAGGAGGCGGGCTACACCCTCAAGTTCTCCGACGCCCAGCAGAAGCAGGAGAACCAGATCTCCGCGATCCGCAACTACATCGCGCAGAAGGTCGACGTCATCGCCTTCTCGCCGGTGGTCGTCACGGGCTGGGACGCGGTGCTCAAGGAGGCCAAGGCCGCGAAGATCCCGGTGGTCCTCACCGACCGCTCCGTCGAGACCTCCGACGACTCCCTGTACGTGACCCTGGTGGGCTCCGACTTCACGGACGAGGGCCGGCGCGCCGCCAAGATCCTGGAGAAGGTCCTGGAGAAGGCGGGCCACAAGGGCGCCGTGAAGATCGCCCAGCTGGAGGGCACCACCGGCGCCGCCCCCGCGATCGAGCGCGCCAAGGGCTTCAAGGAGGTCATGGACGCGGACCACGCGGACGACTGGAAGGTCGTCGTCAGCCAGACCGGTGACTTCACCCGCGCCGGCGGCAAGCAGGTCATGGCGGCCTTCCTCCAGTCCAACCCGGACATCAACGTGCTCTTCGCGCACAACGACGACATGGCCATCGGCGCCATCCAGTCCATCGAGGCGGCCGGCAAGAAGCCCGGCAAGGACATCCTCATCGTCTCCATCGACGGCGTGAAGGACGGCTTCGTCGCCATGTCCGAAGGCAAGATCAACGCCATCGTCGAGTGCAACCCGCTGCTCGGCCCGCAGTTGATGGAGGTCGTGAAGAAGGTCAAGGACGGCGAGACGGTCGAACGCTGGATCAAGACCAAGGAGAGCGACTTCATGCAGGACCAGGCCAAGGACGCGCTCCCCACCCGCAAGTACTGA
- a CDS encoding DUF6801 domain-containing protein, which translates to MRTDKKIQNLRERRASARAVLNGPVALRSLRWTTAVAVAGGIVGVPGAGTAVADPVSLTLRYTCSTPLIDDLPVTVRIDADIPESAVVGQPTPEFVVNVAVPVDSGATKMLGKIGVKTIEGMVDAKARVAAPEGDTKVTLPFSVKAVIPVSGSFNVKATGSAPALTFTQPGTAKVTVGDLVAHLTPKDASGDVTFPGKIDARCAIAAGQKNVLASFRITGVGTTTGPSTSGTTGTTGAAASGTSETDETASGVTAAKPNGVLPQTGAGATPWLLGGAGLLLAAGAGAILTVRRTRTDGGAGDAAETSAV; encoded by the coding sequence ATGAGAACTGACAAGAAAATTCAGAACCTGCGTGAGCGGCGGGCCTCGGCCCGTGCTGTCCTGAACGGTCCAGTAGCGCTTCGCTCCCTTCGATGGACGACGGCTGTGGCGGTTGCGGGCGGAATTGTGGGAGTTCCGGGAGCCGGAACCGCCGTCGCGGACCCGGTGTCGCTCACCTTGCGGTACACATGCTCAACTCCGTTGATCGACGATCTGCCTGTCACGGTCAGGATCGATGCGGATATCCCGGAGTCGGCCGTGGTCGGACAGCCCACCCCGGAATTCGTCGTCAACGTGGCGGTGCCGGTCGACTCGGGCGCCACGAAGATGCTGGGCAAGATCGGTGTGAAGACCATCGAGGGCATGGTGGACGCGAAGGCACGGGTGGCTGCCCCGGAGGGCGACACCAAGGTGACCTTGCCGTTCAGCGTGAAGGCCGTTATCCCGGTGTCCGGGTCGTTCAACGTCAAGGCGACCGGCTCCGCGCCTGCGCTCACCTTCACGCAGCCGGGCACCGCGAAGGTCACCGTCGGCGATCTCGTCGCGCATCTCACTCCGAAGGACGCGAGTGGTGACGTGACGTTCCCGGGCAAGATCGATGCGCGATGCGCGATAGCCGCGGGGCAGAAGAACGTTCTGGCGTCATTCCGGATCACTGGGGTCGGAACGACGACTGGCCCGTCCACGTCCGGGACCACGGGCACGACCGGCGCGGCCGCCTCCGGCACATCGGAAACCGATGAGACCGCATCAGGCGTGACCGCGGCCAAGCCGAATGGTGTGCTTCCCCAGACAGGAGCAGGCGCCACCCCGTGGCTGCTCGGCGGCGCCGGTCTGCTGCTGGCCGCCGGCGCAGGCGCGATCCTCACCGTACGCCGAACCCGTACGGATGGCGGCGCCGGCGACGCCGCCGAGACCTCAGCAGTCTGA
- a CDS encoding ABC transporter permease, translating into MTTTSRWRALTHHHLFWPVAVLIGLLLVNVPFTPDFFSINMTDGHLYGSLVSIVLFGSPLILVAVGMTLVIATGGIDLSVGAVVAITGALTCSYISDQADQNTLSAVFLAMGIGLVAAVVCGLWNGFLVARMGIQPIIATLIIMVAGRGVAQLVTDGQIITVNSEPYKLIGGGYWLTLPFSVFVVAAVVAVTVALTRRTALGLLVESVGGNAEASRLVGIRSTRIKIMVYMFCALCAGIAGLMISSNTSAADGNNAGLWIELDAILAVVIGGTSLLGGRFSIGGTVVGALVIQTLTTTIYTIGVPTQTNLVFKAAVVIVVCLLQSPKFRAKVFGAKGPKGPRRDAAPVEPAPAADAAPKMEVSR; encoded by the coding sequence GTGACCACCACCTCCCGCTGGCGAGCACTGACGCATCACCACCTGTTCTGGCCGGTCGCGGTCCTGATCGGCCTGCTGCTCGTCAACGTCCCCTTCACGCCCGACTTCTTCTCGATCAACATGACGGACGGCCACCTCTACGGCAGCCTCGTCTCCATCGTGCTGTTCGGCTCACCGCTGATCCTGGTCGCGGTCGGCATGACCCTCGTCATCGCCACCGGCGGCATCGATCTCTCCGTCGGCGCCGTGGTCGCCATCACCGGCGCTCTGACCTGTTCGTACATCAGCGACCAGGCCGACCAGAACACCCTGTCCGCGGTGTTCCTGGCGATGGGCATCGGGCTGGTGGCCGCGGTCGTCTGCGGTCTGTGGAACGGCTTCCTGGTGGCCAGGATGGGGATCCAGCCCATCATCGCGACCCTCATCATCATGGTCGCGGGTCGAGGTGTCGCCCAGCTGGTCACCGACGGCCAGATCATCACCGTCAACAGCGAGCCGTACAAGCTGATCGGCGGCGGCTACTGGCTGACCCTGCCCTTCTCCGTCTTCGTGGTGGCGGCGGTGGTGGCCGTCACCGTGGCGCTGACCCGCCGCACGGCGCTCGGCCTGCTGGTCGAGTCGGTCGGCGGCAACGCCGAGGCCAGCCGCCTGGTCGGCATCAGGTCCACGCGCATCAAGATCATGGTCTACATGTTCTGCGCGCTGTGCGCGGGCATCGCGGGCCTGATGATCAGCTCCAACACCTCGGCCGCGGACGGCAACAACGCCGGTCTGTGGATCGAACTCGACGCGATCCTCGCCGTGGTGATCGGCGGCACCTCGCTGCTCGGCGGCCGGTTCTCCATCGGCGGCACGGTGGTCGGCGCCCTCGTCATCCAGACCCTGACCACCACGATCTACACCATCGGCGTGCCGACCCAGACCAACCTGGTCTTCAAGGCCGCCGTCGTCATCGTCGTCTGCCTGCTGCAGTCCCCGAAGTTCCGGGCCAAGGTCTTCGGCGCGAAGGGCCCCAAGGGCCCGCGCCGGGACGCCGCCCCGGTGGAGCCCGCTCCGGCGGCCGACGCCGCCCCGAAGATGGAGGTGTCGCGATGA
- the yjfF gene encoding galactofuranose ABC transporter, permease protein YjfF, translating to MSATAQTPKAAPRGSTAPRARAARLLGDRRLPVLVTAALFIAMYVGGLSRYQNYGFGEPQVFLNLFIDNGYLLVAAIGATFVIMSGGIDLSVGSVIGFTTMFTAWLVERQGLPLLLVVPLALAVGAFGGFLMGYVIHNFEIQPFIVTLAGLFLFRGLCLVISKESISINDASVGTLAQTRVSLGVGDLSIGAVVALVVLAVAAYVLHYTRFGRRVYAIGGNEQSALLMGLPLGGTKIAVYTVSGFCSALAGLLFMLYIQSGDPLHAIGMELDAIAAVVIGGTLLTGGSGYVLGTLFGVLVLGLIKSVITFEGTLSSWWTKIATGVLLCAFILIQRTMTSRRKT from the coding sequence ATGAGCGCGACCGCCCAGACCCCCAAGGCGGCTCCGCGCGGCAGCACCGCCCCCCGTGCCCGTGCCGCGCGCCTGCTCGGCGACCGGCGTCTGCCCGTCCTGGTCACGGCCGCCCTGTTCATCGCCATGTACGTCGGTGGCCTCAGCCGGTACCAGAACTACGGGTTCGGCGAACCCCAGGTGTTCCTCAACCTGTTCATCGACAACGGCTACCTGCTGGTTGCCGCCATCGGTGCCACCTTCGTCATCATGTCGGGCGGCATCGACCTGTCCGTGGGCTCGGTGATCGGCTTCACCACCATGTTCACGGCGTGGCTGGTGGAACGTCAGGGACTGCCGCTGCTCCTGGTCGTCCCCCTCGCACTGGCCGTCGGCGCCTTCGGCGGCTTCCTGATGGGCTATGTGATCCACAACTTCGAGATCCAGCCCTTCATCGTCACCCTGGCCGGGCTCTTCCTCTTCCGCGGACTGTGCCTGGTCATCAGCAAGGAGTCCATCTCCATCAACGACGCTTCGGTGGGCACCCTGGCCCAGACGCGGGTGTCGCTGGGCGTGGGGGATCTGTCGATCGGTGCCGTCGTGGCCCTGGTCGTCCTCGCCGTCGCCGCTTACGTGCTCCACTACACCCGCTTCGGACGCCGGGTGTACGCCATCGGCGGCAACGAGCAGTCGGCCCTGCTCATGGGCCTTCCGCTGGGCGGCACGAAGATCGCCGTGTACACGGTGAGCGGCTTCTGCTCGGCCCTGGCAGGCCTGCTGTTCATGCTGTACATCCAGTCGGGCGACCCGCTGCACGCCATCGGCATGGAACTCGACGCCATCGCCGCCGTGGTCATCGGCGGCACCCTGCTGACCGGCGGTTCCGGTTATGTGCTGGGCACGCTCTTCGGGGTGCTGGTGCTCGGCCTGATCAAGAGCGTCATCACGTTCGAGGGGACGCTCAGCTCCTGGTGGACGAAGATCGCCACGGGTGTGCTGCTGTGCGCCTTCATCCTGATCCAGCGGACCATGACGTCACGCCGGAAGACCTGA